A stretch of DNA from Thermococcus sp. Bubb.Bath:
CAATCCTTGTGAGGCGCTTTATCTCCTCGATGTCGGTGATTCCCCGGTCTATCAGGTCCTCTATCTCCTTCTGCGTGACGTCGTTGCACCGGCAGATTATTATCTTTTCCCTTGGGTCTCCTGTGTTCTCAGTCATCTTCACCATCTCCCGGCACCTTAATCGACCTGACATCCCACGCCAGTTCCATAGGCACCTCCACCGTAACGACGGCGGTGTCGCCCATGCTCTTCTCGCGCGGTATTACTAGTGTGACCTTCCCTTTTCCAACGGGTTCTCCGACGCGGTTGAGGAGAATCACCTCATCACCGCGCTTTGGAACCGGGAGAAGTTCGTAGGGCATCGTTATCCTCGCTTTGTCCCCGACGTAGTGCACCATGAAGAACGCCAGTCCGGGGCACACCTGAACGCACAGGGAGCAGCCAATGCACTTATCGTAATTGACAACGGGCCTATCGTTGGGAGTTGGCATGCTTATCGCGTTGACCGGGCAGACTTCCTTACATGGCGTGCAGGGTATCTCCTGCGGGCATTCTGGAACGGCAACGGGCTTCATCCTCAGCCTCTCTTCACTCGGCTTGGGGGTCATCTCAAAGAGCTCGTCAACGGTGAGGTACCCCTCCCTGAGAAAGTGCGGTATTTCATTACTCATACTCCCGCCTCCACAGCCCTTTTGACAAAAGCGCTGGCGAAAAAGAGGACTCTACAGCCCATAACGTCACCGCGGGGATACAACTTCATACCCTCGCCTCCCCGGCTTTCTTAAGCTCGGCACCGGCCATCGCCTTCCTTATTCCCTCGAGTATGTGTTTTCCGAAGGGTCCGGAGCGGAATTCGTCAAGGTCGCGCTGGGCTTTCCTTATTTCGTTGAGCCACTCTGAAGAAGCAACTCCGGCCTTGAGCGCCGCGGCAATGCCTGCTATCTTCCCTTCGAGCATTGCAGTGGTTGCTTCTTCTATTCCCGCGGAGTCTCCTGCGACAAAGATTCCCTGAACGGTCGTTTCCATCCTCTCATCCCTTACCGCCACGTGTCCGCTGAGCTCCCTCACGTATCTTATCTGGCAGCCCGCCTGGTGTAGGAGCTCTATGCTTGGCCTCAACCCGACGGCGAGCGCCACGACGTCAACGTCGAAGACCTTCTCCGTTCCTGGAATTGGTCTCCAGTTGTCGTCGAG
This window harbors:
- a CDS encoding 4Fe-4S dicluster domain-containing protein — its product is MSNEIPHFLREGYLTVDELFEMTPKPSEERLRMKPVAVPECPQEIPCTPCKEVCPVNAISMPTPNDRPVVNYDKCIGCSLCVQVCPGLAFFMVHYVGDKARITMPYELLPVPKRGDEVILLNRVGEPVGKGKVTLVIPREKSMGDTAVVTVEVPMELAWDVRSIKVPGDGEDD